One window of Pocillopora verrucosa isolate sample1 chromosome 9, ASM3666991v2, whole genome shotgun sequence genomic DNA carries:
- the LOC131788665 gene encoding rhamnosyl O-methyltransferase-like, whose protein sequence is MDDLDYRAISPVIMKEMSSRQRFVRFEERLDTSDMSSDMMLKIAHGKYLNAWKGVPFLKDCLSLAIVQKLFWEEKPQTVIELGAWKGGSALWSADMLKILGVKSHVFSMDIDLSLLDPVAKECPDVTFIEGNSNEIEKCFPPELLQTLPHPWFITEDVHINIVEVLKYFDKFTEPGDYICVEDTNPLAPNQPGQGLIKELGYTPFGHSKLDKLKEFMKTHSERYLVDQLYTDLFGYNVTWNSNGFLKRV, encoded by the exons atggATGACCTCGATTATCGTGCTATCTCACCAGTCATCATGAAGGAGATGTCCAGCAGACAACGATTTGTTCGATTTGAGGAAAGACTAGACACGAGTGACATGTCATCTGACATGATGTTAAAAATAGCACATG gaaaatatttgaatgCCTGGAAAGGAGTGCCATTCTTGAAGGATTGTCTTAGTCTCGCAATAGTGCAGAAGTTATTTTGGGAAGAGAAGCCTCAGACAGTCATCGAGCTTGGCGCATGGAAGGGTGGATCAGCCTTGTGGTCAGCAGATATGCTGAAAATTTTAGGTGTGAAGTCACATGTCTTTTCTATGGACATCGATCTTTCTCTTCTGGATCCAGTCGCCAAGGAATGCCCTGATGTAACTTTCATTGAAGGAAATTCGAATGAAATCGAAAAATGCTTCCCTCCAGAATTGCTTCAG ACTCTCCCACATCCTTGGTTCATTACTGAAGACGTGCATATTAATATAGTTGAAGTACTGAAATACTTTGACAAATTTACGGAGCCTGGTGACTACATCTGTGTAGAAGATACTAATCCATTAGCACCAAACCAGCCTGGCCAGGGACTCATCAAAGAGCTTGGGTATACTCCGTTTGGACATTCGAAACTTGATAAGTTAAAGGAATTTATGAAAACTCATTCAGAGAGATACCTTGTTGACCAACTATATACAGACCTCTTTGG GTATAATGTTACATGGAACTCAAACGGTTTCCTCAAACGCGTTTAG